A stretch of Prunus dulcis chromosome 6, ALMONDv2, whole genome shotgun sequence DNA encodes these proteins:
- the LOC117632319 gene encoding probable glucuronoxylan glucuronosyltransferase IRX7, with product MLEQKIRAPKNRGFYVRMKLLPSKHGRSSVPQLEKKSFFYRNCKWVLWLSLSFYFFSSYLISNHPNQNNNKQPTSLSKTHFSSLASRALFESTTNNITQKQGLPFNDLKIFVYDLPAKYNTDWLKNERCSTHLFASEVAIHRALLTSEYLTVDPYEADFFFVPVYVSCNFSTVNGFPAIGHARSLIASAINLISTQHPFWDRSHGSDHVFVASHDFGSCFHTMEDVAISDGIPGFLKNSIVLQTFGVKQKHPCQEVENVVIPPYVSPESVLRTLEKSPVIGRRDIFAFLRGKMEVHPKNISGRFYSKRVRTMLWRKYNGDRRFFLQRHRFAGYQSEIVRSVFCLCPLGWAPWSPRLVESVALGCVPVIIADGIRLPFDDVVPWAEISVNVAEKDVGKLAEILEHVAATNLSAIQKNLWDPRVPRALMFNDRVHEGDATWRVLSALANKRARSYRRSRVSSQ from the exons ATGTTGGAGCAGAAGATCAGAGCCCCGAAAAACAGAGGGTTCTATGTCAGAATGAAGCTCTTGCCCAGCAAACATGGAAGATCATCAGTACCtcaattagagaaaaaaagcTTCTTTTATAGAAATTGCAAATGGGTTCTCTggctctccctctctttctacTTCTTCAGCTCCTATCTCATCAGCAACCACCCCAATCagaacaacaacaaacaacCCACCTCCCTCTccaaaacccatttctcaAGCTTAGCCTCTCGTGCCCTCTTCGAATCCACCACCAATAACATCACACAGAAACAAG GCTTGCCCTTCAACGACTTGAAGATTTTCGTATACGATTTGCCAGCGAAATACAACACGGATTGGCTAAAAAACGAGAGATGCAGCACCCACTTGTTTGCTTCCGAGGTCGCCATTCACAGGGCGCTTTTGACAAGCGAATATTTGACCGTTGACCCATACGAAGCGGATTTCTTCTTCGTCCCTGTCTACGTCTCCTGCAACTTCAGCACCGTCAATGGCTTCCCGGCAATAGGCCACGCTCGTTCTCTCATAGCCTCCGCCATTAACTTAATATCCACCCAACACCCATTTTGGGATCGGTCCCACGGCTCCGACCACGTCTTCGTCGCTTCCCATGACTTCGGTTCTTGCTTCCACACCATG GAGGATGTGGCGATATCGGATGGGATACCGGGGTTCTTAAAGAACTCCATCGTGTTACAGACGTTCGGTGTGAAACAGAAACACCCATGTCAAGAGGTTGAGAATGTGGTCATTCCGCCGTACGTTTCGCCGGAAAGTGTATTGAGGACGCTGGAGAAATCTCCGGTCATCGGCCGGCGAGACATCTTCGCTTTCTTACGGGGCAAGATGGAGGTCCACCCAAAAAACATCAGCGGCCGTTTCTACAGCAA GCGGGTGAGGACAATGCTGTGGCGGAAGTACAACGGTGACCGGAGGTTCTTCCTGCAGAGGCATCGGTTCGCCGGTTACCAGTCGGAGATCGTGCGGTCGGTGTTTTGCCTCTGCCCCTTGGGGTGGGCCCCGTGGAGCCCTAGACTGGTTGAATCGGTCGCGCTGGGCTGCGTGCCGGTGATCATAGCGGACGGGATCAGGTTGCCGTTCGACGACGTCGTTCCGTGGGCGGAGATATCGGTAAACGTGGCGGAGAAAGACGTGGGTAAGCTGGCGGAGATACTCGAACACGTGGCGGCGACCAACTTGAGCGCAATTCAAAAGAACCTGTGGGACCCGCGCGTTCCGCGGGCCCTGATGTTCAACGATCGGGTCCATGAAGGCGACGCCACGTGGCGGGTTCTTTCCGCTCTGGCGAACAAGCGGGCCAGGTCGTACAGAAGGTCGAGAGTTTCGAGCCAATAG